In Myxococcus stipitatus, the following are encoded in one genomic region:
- a CDS encoding DUF3341 domain-containing protein → MSAPVLIGYFDSEEQVLEATRAAREAGHDLRDVYTPYAVHGLDAAMGLKPSRLTWVCFAAGALGCTLAMSLQLYTSVVSWPLNVGGKPFNSFPAFIPVTFELTVLFAALTTVGAFFVRAKLFPGNKRQALPRVTDDRFAIVIAPGQKPNALESAEALLREHGAVATDLKEVAS, encoded by the coding sequence ATGAGCGCCCCCGTCCTCATCGGTTATTTCGACAGCGAGGAGCAGGTCCTGGAGGCCACGCGCGCGGCGCGCGAGGCGGGACATGACCTGCGCGATGTGTACACGCCCTACGCGGTGCATGGCCTGGATGCCGCGATGGGGCTCAAGCCCAGCCGGCTGACGTGGGTGTGCTTCGCGGCGGGCGCCCTGGGCTGCACGCTGGCGATGTCCCTGCAGCTCTACACCAGCGTGGTGAGCTGGCCGCTCAACGTGGGTGGAAAGCCGTTCAACTCGTTCCCGGCCTTCATCCCGGTGACGTTCGAGTTGACGGTGCTCTTCGCCGCGCTGACCACGGTGGGCGCGTTCTTCGTGAGGGCGAAGCTGTTCCCGGGCAACAAGCGTCAGGCGCTGCCTCGGGTGACGGATGACCGCTTCGCCATCGTCATCGCGCCCGGCCAGAAGCCGAACGCGCTGGAGTCGGCCGAAGCGCTGCTCAGGGAGCATGGCGCGGTGGCCACGGACTTGAAGGAGGTGGCGTCGTGA
- a CDS encoding cytochrome c encodes MSKRWVGLAALGLALAGCEQDETKPNFEYAPDMVASVPYDSFASNPNTPDGKTLLSPAKGTVPRGHLPMHLTSGPEAAERAGAELRNPYPASPEVLARGQTAFMRYCSPCHGSGGVGDGPVTARFPMPPSLLAEHAVGLPDGRIFHIITHGQGLMPAHGSQVAPEDRWKLVHYVRSLQNPARTARKETP; translated from the coding sequence GTGAGCAAGAGGTGGGTGGGACTGGCGGCGCTGGGGCTGGCCCTGGCGGGCTGCGAGCAGGACGAGACGAAGCCCAACTTCGAGTACGCGCCGGACATGGTGGCGTCCGTTCCCTACGACAGCTTCGCGAGCAACCCGAACACGCCCGACGGCAAGACGCTGCTATCTCCGGCCAAGGGCACGGTGCCGCGCGGGCATCTCCCCATGCACCTGACCTCGGGACCTGAGGCCGCCGAGCGCGCGGGGGCGGAGCTGCGCAATCCCTATCCGGCCTCGCCCGAGGTGCTCGCGCGGGGACAGACGGCGTTCATGCGCTACTGCTCGCCGTGTCACGGCTCGGGGGGAGTGGGGGATGGGCCGGTGACGGCGCGCTTCCCCATGCCTCCGTCGCTTCTCGCGGAGCACGCGGTGGGGCTGCCGGACGGGCGCATCTTCCACATCATCACCCATGGGCAGGGATTGATGCCGGCCCATGGTTCGCAGGTGGCGCCGGAGGACCGGTGGAAGCTGGTCCACTACGTGCGCTCGCTCCAGAACCCCGCGCGCACCGCGCGCAAGGAGACGCCATGA
- a CDS encoding oxidoreductase encodes MPSSETLRVALLGYGFAGKSFHAPLLRTVEGLSLNVVASSRPEAVRSDLPGVEVLASALDAATHPEVDVVVVATPNETHASLAEAALRAGKHVVVDKPFTVTLAQARGLAALAREQGRVLSVFQNRRWDSDFLALKSLLSRGVLGRVTHVESRFDRFRPEVRSRWREQPVPGAGIWFDLGPHLVDQALQLFGVPDSVVALLSASRDGSAIEDWSQVTLVYPRRYVVLQASMLVAGGLPRFAVHGTRGSWLKHGMDSQERRLVAGELPGARDWGADPSPGQLLTGTSDEALVTEAPRGDYRRYYAGVRDAVWGLAHNPVTPAQAVAVSAVLEAALQSARLGCAREPDLTPEEHRAFQADTDGVSRVP; translated from the coding sequence ATGCCTTCTTCCGAGACGCTCCGCGTCGCCCTGCTGGGCTATGGCTTCGCGGGCAAGTCCTTCCACGCTCCGCTGCTGCGCACGGTGGAGGGGTTGTCGCTGAACGTCGTGGCGTCCAGTCGGCCGGAGGCCGTGCGTTCGGACCTGCCGGGGGTTGAAGTGCTCGCGTCCGCGCTCGACGCGGCCACGCACCCCGAGGTGGACGTGGTGGTCGTGGCCACGCCGAATGAGACCCATGCCTCGCTCGCGGAGGCGGCGCTGCGCGCGGGCAAGCACGTGGTGGTCGACAAGCCCTTCACCGTCACGCTGGCTCAGGCGCGTGGACTCGCCGCGCTCGCGCGAGAGCAGGGGCGAGTGCTCTCGGTGTTCCAGAACCGCCGCTGGGACAGTGACTTCCTCGCGCTCAAGTCACTGCTCTCGCGAGGGGTGCTCGGACGTGTCACCCATGTCGAGTCGCGGTTCGACCGCTTCCGTCCCGAGGTCCGCTCGCGTTGGCGTGAGCAGCCCGTTCCTGGCGCGGGCATCTGGTTCGATTTGGGGCCTCACCTCGTGGACCAGGCGCTGCAACTCTTCGGTGTGCCCGACAGTGTGGTGGCGCTGCTGTCGGCGAGCCGTGATGGCTCGGCCATCGAGGACTGGAGCCAGGTGACGCTGGTGTATCCACGCCGGTACGTCGTGCTCCAGGCGTCCATGCTCGTCGCGGGTGGACTGCCTCGCTTCGCCGTACATGGGACGCGGGGCTCCTGGTTGAAGCATGGGATGGATTCGCAGGAGCGCCGCCTCGTCGCTGGCGAGCTTCCTGGCGCGCGGGACTGGGGAGCGGACCCTTCGCCGGGGCAACTGCTCACGGGCACGTCCGACGAAGCGCTGGTGACGGAAGCGCCGCGTGGGGACTATCGCCGGTACTACGCGGGAGTCCGGGACGCCGTGTGGGGGCTCGCACACAACCCGGTGACTCCCGCGCAGGCGGTGGCCGTGTCCGCGGTGTTGGAGGCGGCGCTCCAGTCCGCGCGTCTGGGGTGTGCCCGTGAGCCGGACCTCACCCCCGAGGAGCACCGCGCCTTTCAGGCGGACACGGACGGCGTCTCACGGGTCCCGTAG